ACGACCCTACGCAGTCCAGTGTCGTCGATCCGTGGCCTGCCGCCGAGCAGGAACGTCACGACGAGGCCACAAAATCGCTCTCACCAGCGGAAACGCAGAGCCGGGAGCCGGATTCGAACCGGCGACCTTCGCTTTACAAGAGCGTTGCTCTGACCTACTGAGCTATCCCGGCGGGGAGTCGGCGCCCCCAGTGTACGGAATGATGCCCATGCGAACCGGAGACCAGACCGGGCGTGGGCGGGCGCGGGTCGGATCGCTCACGGACGGAGGAGCGCTGCGAATGATCACCATCGACGATCTGCACGCGGTCGAGCTCGACAGCTCCCGGCACGTGATCTACGACCGCCCGATCGGCGTGCGGCTCCTCCACCAGGATCCACTCTCGGGCGCGGAGCACTACGTCGTCCGCTATCCCGCCGGACTGGCGGCCCAGCGGCACCGTCACTCGGCCGCCCACACCATCGTGGTCCTCGAGGGACGCCTCGCCGTCAACGGCGTGAAGATTGGCCCCGGCAGCTACTGCCACTTCCCGGCAGGCGAACCGATGCACCATGCTCCGGCCGATGACGGGTCGTGCCTGTTCGTGATCATCTTCGACGGCCCGTTCGACGTGGAGCCGCTCGGCGACGGTTGACGTCAGTCGACGGCTGTCGCGTCCCGCAGCCAAGCCAGGACCTCGTCGGCGTCTCGATCCGGCGGGAACACGGGGTAGCGCACGTGGACGATAGCGCCGTCGCGGACGATGAGCGTCATCCGCTTGTAGGCGACGATGCCGTCGGCCTCGAACGTCGGCAGCCGCAACGCCTCTCCCATGACCTGTTCGGGGTCGCTGAGCAGCAGGAACGGCAGGTGCTGCCGGCGGCTGAACTGGACCTGCTGGTCGTGGGACTGGGTGCTCAGACCGTACACGGCCGCGCCGAGGCCAGCGAACTCGGCGTGCTCGTCCCGGAAGCTGCACGACTGCGGCGTGCAGCCGCGCGCGCCCGGGATGTCGTCCCAGCCGATGGGTGGGTCGACGCCCGGCACGCCGGTCCGCGGGTAGATGTAGACGACCGTCCACGCCGACGACACCGCGGACAGGTCGACCATGGTCCCGTCTGTCGCGAGGACCTCAACCGACGGCAGCCATCGACCGCGAAGGTGATCGGCCGCGCCGTCGTCGACCGGGCGCGGCAGGTCGGCCGGGAGCTGCAACGGATCGTGCGTCATGGCCCAACGATCGCACGACGTCGGTCGCGGCAACAGGGCCGACGCGCCGAGATGCACCCGCGCCAGACCCTTGAGAGGACTCTCATGGGCGTCTCATGGTCGCGCAATGCGCGCGACCGATCCTTGGGTCACGTTCAACCAACCGGAGGTTCGAAGATGATCGCTCGACTCGCCATCACCCTGCTGGTGGCAGCAATCGCCGTGACCGGTGTCACATGGCTGACCTCGTCAGGGACCGCGACCGCGACCGACGAGGTCGCGACACTTCGCGAGGACGAGGACGGCGTCGTCCTGGTCTCCGCAGCCGACGATGGCGACACGAACTCGAAGTCGAAGGCATCGAGGAGCAAAGACCGCTCGCGCAGCCGGGACCGCTCCTGCGACATGACCACCCGCGATCGCTCCTACTCACGCGACCGCTCGCGTGACCGCACCGGCGACCACAACACGCCTGACCGCTCGCGCAGCCGGGACCGCTCCCGCGACCGCACCGGCTGAGCCCCCGGTCCGTGGGTGCCGGGCTTGTCCCGTCGGGCCGGCACCCACCGGTCCATTCGAGGAGGACGTGCATGTCGCACAGTGACAGCTGGGACCTCGCCCCCGGCGACGAGATCGCCCCCGGCCGCCGCGTCGTCGAGCCGCTGGGGCGCGGCGAGCGCTACCAGACCTATCTGGCCTTTGACGACCACCTCCTGACACAGGTGGTCGCCAAGGTGCT
This portion of the Euzebyales bacterium genome encodes:
- a CDS encoding cupin domain-containing protein; translation: MITIDDLHAVELDSSRHVIYDRPIGVRLLHQDPLSGAEHYVVRYPAGLAAQRHRHSAAHTIVVLEGRLAVNGVKIGPGSYCHFPAGEPMHHAPADDGSCLFVIIFDGPFDVEPLGDG
- a CDS encoding peroxiredoxin, encoding MTHDPLQLPADLPRPVDDGAADHLRGRWLPSVEVLATDGTMVDLSAVSSAWTVVYIYPRTGVPGVDPPIGWDDIPGARGCTPQSCSFRDEHAEFAGLGAAVYGLSTQSHDQQVQFSRRQHLPFLLLSDPEQVMGEALRLPTFEADGIVAYKRMTLIVRDGAIVHVRYPVFPPDRDADEVLAWLRDATAVD